In Methanocaldococcus lauensis, a single genomic region encodes these proteins:
- a CDS encoding methanogenesis marker 16 metalloprotein: protein MSNDLRVITVDELKKYIRNNEEDKIDEVDIVTTATCGIMSGTMGVFHIPFNEVFKKADEIYLNDIKGVVGVCPNEYLGKVDAIFYGEVGFLFKDLVKGKVVEAKAVCGNKTYKNEVTIEDLPTAKMIGTRMAFKNYTAITNLSDEEVNTIFHRLPLKKGESSFSGCGMYNPLENMIIKDEKDIIGKKALLNGAESIILGFGTRSSIKKPNLMLSANMKEMDPYYLGGFLTSSGIEIYNTIAIPIKVDEHKESLKKLDKDIALPLVNIFGREIIDVGNYAEVWENVDLRPKIYPDRCKECKECLAEKYCPTFAIKRENGKIKISEDCFGCGICNICPYGVFKTKLGSICGIPITCRQSDRKRALKLAKELKKKIENGEFKI from the coding sequence TTGAGTAATGATTTAAGGGTTATAACTGTAGATGAATTAAAAAAATACATTAGAAATAATGAGGAAGATAAAATAGATGAGGTTGATATAGTTACTACAGCAACTTGCGGAATAATGTCAGGAACTATGGGAGTTTTTCACATACCATTTAACGAAGTTTTTAAAAAAGCAGATGAAATATATTTAAATGATATTAAAGGCGTTGTAGGCGTTTGCCCTAACGAATACTTAGGAAAAGTTGATGCAATATTTTATGGAGAAGTTGGATTTTTATTTAAAGATTTGGTTAAAGGTAAGGTTGTAGAGGCAAAGGCAGTATGTGGTAATAAAACTTATAAAAATGAGGTAACTATTGAAGATTTACCAACAGCAAAAATGATTGGAACGAGAATGGCATTTAAAAATTACACTGCAATAACAAATTTGTCTGATGAAGAAGTTAATACTATATTCCATAGATTACCATTAAAAAAAGGAGAATCTTCATTTTCTGGATGTGGTATGTATAACCCATTGGAAAATATGATTATTAAAGACGAAAAAGATATTATTGGTAAAAAGGCACTATTAAATGGTGCTGAGAGTATAATATTAGGTTTTGGAACAAGAAGTTCAATAAAAAAACCTAATTTAATGTTATCAGCCAATATGAAAGAAATGGATCCTTACTATTTAGGAGGTTTCTTAACTTCTTCTGGAATTGAAATATATAATACAATAGCTATTCCAATTAAAGTTGATGAACATAAAGAGAGTTTAAAAAAGTTAGATAAAGATATAGCTTTACCATTAGTTAATATATTTGGTAGAGAAATTATAGATGTTGGAAACTATGCAGAAGTTTGGGAAAATGTAGATTTAAGACCAAAAATATACCCAGATAGATGTAAAGAGTGTAAAGAATGTTTAGCTGAAAAGTATTGTCCTACCTTTGCAATAAAAAGAGAGAATGGAAAGATAAAGATAAGTGAAGATTGTTTTGGATGTGGTATTTGTAATATTTGTCCTTATGGAGTATTTAAAACAAAACTTGGCTCTATATGTGGAATTCCTATAACTTGCAGGCAGTCAGATAGAAAAAGAGCCTTAAAATTAGCAAAAGAACTAAAAAAGAAAATTGAAAATGGAGAGTTTAAAATTTAA
- the pscS gene encoding O-phospho-L-seryl-tRNA:Cys-tRNA synthase, which yields MDINLDKYKNLRRNLSRELINLNPIQRGGILPKESKKTVYEYWDGYSVCDFCYGRLDEITSPPIKEFLEDLSKFLNMDYTRPTHGAREGKFIVMHAICKEGDYVVLDKNAHYTSYVSAERARLNVAEVGYEEEYPTYKINLEGYKEVIDNLEDKGKNVGLILLTHVDGEYGNLNDAKKVGKIAKDKGIPFLLNCAYTVGRMPVNGKEVKADFIVASGHKSMAASGPCGVLAFNEEFADKITKTSERYPLKEIEMLGCTSRGLPILTLMSSFPYVVERVKKWNEEIKKTRYVVDELEKVGFKQLGIKPKEHDLIKFETPILDEIAKKDKRRGFFFYDELKKRGIGGIRAGVTKEIKMSVYGLEWEQVEYVVNSIKEIVEKYNK from the coding sequence ATTGATATTAACTTAGATAAATACAAAAATTTAAGGAGAAATTTAAGTAGAGAGTTAATAAATCTAAATCCCATACAGAGAGGAGGAATATTACCAAAAGAATCTAAAAAAACAGTTTATGAGTATTGGGATGGTTATAGTGTTTGTGACTTTTGCTATGGAAGATTGGATGAGATAACAAGCCCTCCAATAAAGGAGTTTTTAGAAGATTTATCTAAATTTTTAAATATGGATTATACAAGGCCAACACATGGAGCAAGGGAAGGGAAGTTTATAGTTATGCACGCAATATGTAAGGAAGGGGACTATGTAGTTTTAGATAAAAATGCTCACTATACAAGTTATGTCTCTGCTGAAAGAGCAAGGTTGAATGTTGCAGAAGTAGGATATGAAGAGGAGTATCCTACATATAAGATAAACTTAGAAGGGTATAAAGAGGTTATAGACAACTTAGAAGATAAAGGAAAAAATGTTGGATTAATATTATTAACTCATGTTGATGGAGAGTATGGAAACCTAAACGATGCTAAAAAAGTTGGTAAAATTGCCAAAGACAAAGGAATACCTTTCTTACTAAATTGTGCATACACAGTAGGAAGAATGCCAGTTAATGGAAAAGAGGTTAAGGCTGACTTTATTGTAGCCTCTGGACATAAGAGTATGGCAGCCTCTGGACCTTGTGGAGTTTTAGCATTTAATGAGGAATTTGCAGATAAAATTACTAAAACATCTGAAAGATATCCTCTCAAAGAAATTGAAATGCTCGGATGTACAAGTAGAGGATTGCCAATATTAACTTTAATGTCAAGTTTTCCTTATGTCGTAGAGAGAGTTAAGAAATGGAATGAAGAGATTAAAAAAACGAGGTATGTTGTAGATGAATTAGAAAAAGTAGGTTTTAAGCAATTAGGAATAAAACCAAAGGAACACGATTTAATTAAATTTGAGACACCAATATTGGATGAAATTGCAAAAAAAGACAAAAGAAGAGGATTTTTCTTTTACGATGAATTAAAGAAGAGAGGTATTGGTGGAATAAGGGCTGGAGTTACAAAGGAGATAAAGATGAGTGTCTATGGCTTAGAATGGGAGCAAGTAGAATATGTAGTAAATTCAATAAAAGAGATTGTTGAGAAATATAATAAATAA
- the truA gene encoding tRNA pseudouridine(38-40) synthase TruA gives MYILKIAYDGRYSFQQQPHKETVCDILLDTLEETGFLYKRKIIYSGGRTDKGVSALGNFVVVELKKEPILSYINAKLKNRGIWVLGYREINEIPKVKYRHYRYILPNIDYDVDLIIEGSKKLIGTHSFHNLSKRDRTKEKSPIRTIYDIKISENDFYLTIDIIGESFLWNMVRKIIGALDLIGRGKKPVEWIDKLLDENYREGVPTFPPDGLILVEAKVDIDYIYDNYSIKKFKEYWKEFFKLYVMKMGISKTILDF, from the coding sequence ATGTATATTCTAAAAATTGCCTATGATGGAAGATATAGTTTTCAGCAACAACCTCATAAAGAAACGGTTTGTGATATTTTATTAGATACTTTAGAAGAAACTGGTTTTTTATATAAAAGGAAGATAATTTATAGCGGAGGTAGGACTGATAAGGGAGTTTCTGCCTTAGGGAATTTTGTTGTTGTAGAATTAAAAAAAGAGCCAATACTCTCATATATAAATGCAAAGTTGAAAAATAGGGGGATATGGGTTTTAGGTTATAGAGAAATTAATGAAATTCCAAAAGTTAAATATAGACATTACCGCTATATTCTTCCAAATATTGATTATGATGTTGATTTAATTATAGAAGGATCTAAAAAATTAATTGGAACTCATAGCTTTCACAATCTGTCAAAAAGAGATAGAACAAAAGAAAAAAGTCCTATAAGGACAATTTATGATATAAAAATCTCTGAGAATGATTTTTATTTAACAATAGATATTATTGGAGAAAGTTTTTTGTGGAACATGGTTAGAAAGATCATTGGAGCATTAGATTTAATAGGTAGAGGAAAAAAACCAGTTGAATGGATTGATAAATTGTTAGATGAAAATTATAGAGAAGGAGTTCCAACATTTCCACCGGATGGGTTGATATTAGTTGAGGCAAAGGTTGATATTGACTATATTTATGATAATTATTCAATAAAAAAGTTTAAAGAGTATTGGAAAGAATTCTTTAAATTGTATGTTATGAAAATGGGTATATCTAAAACAATATTAGATTTTTAA
- a CDS encoding NAAT family transporter, translated as MDIQYFILAFTSIFSILNPFGAVPVFIALTESYPKKERNLIAKKTVIYTLIILLIFTLFGNWILKFFGISLDAFKIAGGLLLLLISLDMVRGKQEAKLHKKEIEDAYEIDEIALMPLATPLLAGPGSITACMVAMAEAPTFGDKFLVILAILVSILITYVTLLSSEKILDRIGKLGIKILTRMMGFILTAIAVQMAVNGIKGALL; from the coding sequence ATGGATATACAATATTTTATATTAGCATTCACATCAATATTTTCAATTTTAAACCCATTTGGTGCTGTTCCAGTTTTTATAGCATTGACAGAATCATATCCAAAAAAAGAAAGAAATTTAATAGCAAAGAAAACAGTTATTTACACTTTAATAATATTGTTAATTTTTACACTTTTTGGAAATTGGATATTAAAATTTTTTGGCATATCCTTAGATGCCTTTAAAATTGCTGGAGGTTTGTTATTACTTTTAATATCTTTAGACATGGTTAGAGGTAAGCAGGAGGCAAAATTGCATAAAAAAGAGATTGAAGATGCTTATGAAATTGATGAAATTGCCTTAATGCCATTGGCTACTCCTCTATTAGCTGGACCGGGGTCAATAACTGCCTGTATGGTGGCAATGGCAGAGGCTCCAACTTTTGGGGATAAATTTTTAGTAATATTAGCAATACTTGTATCTATTTTAATAACTTATGTAACATTACTCTCATCTGAAAAAATATTAGATAGAATTGGAAAATTAGGGATTAAGATACTAACAAGAATGATGGGTTTCATATTGACAGCAATAGCCGTTCAAATGGCAGTTAATGGAATTAAAGGGGCCTTATTATAA
- a CDS encoding ATP-binding protein, translating into MKFFNREKEINEILSILEGEPNFIYFVYGPINSGKSTLIREIISNKLDKSKYIPFFIDFRARNIVNVDNFIECLFEVDEKSNIDDFREYAKSLADLLIKGSEELTNYYLGMPIKIPKPFFDKIFNKKDKSGDVYQYIEYLFAKLNEKGKKPILIFDELQMIKEITLNGNRLLLWSLFQFLVTLTKVQHLCHVFCISSDSLFIEYVYNAGELEDRADYILVDDFDKETALKFMDFLAKEILNKNLTNEEKEKIYSYVGGKPVLIYKVIDKMRYKDLEDILNTMIRDEISKLEMFLEKLDYITPKVEIENEIIELKKEDIVEALKIFKDKYIIHKREISTPVYIYLVKKNILFLNPIDGNLKPQSYLVWNAIKRVL; encoded by the coding sequence GTGAAATTTTTTAACAGAGAAAAAGAAATTAATGAAATACTATCGATCTTAGAAGGAGAGCCAAATTTTATTTACTTTGTATATGGTCCTATAAACAGTGGGAAATCAACTCTGATAAGGGAGATTATATCCAATAAATTAGACAAATCCAAATACATTCCATTTTTTATTGATTTTAGAGCGAGGAATATTGTAAATGTGGATAACTTTATTGAATGCCTATTTGAAGTTGATGAAAAATCTAATATTGATGATTTTAGAGAGTATGCTAAATCGTTGGCTGATTTATTAATTAAAGGTTCAGAGGAATTAACTAACTACTATTTAGGCATGCCGATAAAAATTCCAAAACCATTTTTTGATAAAATTTTTAATAAAAAGGATAAGTCAGGAGATGTTTATCAGTATATCGAATATTTATTTGCTAAATTAAATGAAAAGGGAAAAAAGCCAATACTAATATTCGATGAATTGCAGATGATTAAAGAAATAACATTAAATGGGAATAGATTGTTATTGTGGAGTTTGTTCCAATTCTTAGTTACCTTAACTAAAGTCCAACATCTATGCCATGTCTTCTGTATCTCTTCCGATAGTTTGTTTATCGAGTATGTATATAATGCTGGTGAGTTGGAAGATAGAGCAGATTATATATTAGTAGATGATTTTGATAAAGAAACTGCTTTAAAGTTTATGGACTTCTTAGCTAAAGAAATATTAAATAAAAATCTCACTAATGAAGAGAAAGAAAAGATATATTCTTATGTTGGTGGGAAGCCAGTTTTAATCTATAAAGTTATCGATAAAATGAGATACAAAGATTTAGAAGATATATTAAACACAATGATTAGGGATGAAATTTCAAAATTAGAAATGTTTTTAGAAAAATTAGATTATATAACTCCAAAAGTAGAAATTGAAAATGAAATTATAGAACTAAAAAAGGAAGATATTGTTGAAGCACTAAAAATCTTTAAAGATAAATACATAATCCATAAAAGAGAAATTTCTACACCTGTCTATATATATTTAGTAAAGAAAAACATCCTTTTCTTAAATCCAATTGATGGAAATTTAAAACCTCAAAGTTATTTAGTCTGGAACGCTATAAAGAGAGTTTTATAA